A segment of the Brevundimonas sp. M20 genome:
CCGGGCGCTCGACCCTGCGCGCCCTGTTCCTCGCCTCCGCCGCCGGTCTGGCCGTGGGCGGAGGCGTCCTCTTCGCCAACGAAGTTCTGGCTGCGCCCGCGCCGGTCGTCGCCCCCGCGCCCTTCGTCTCGGACCGGCTGTCGGTCGAGGTGGTCGGGCAGGGGCCGGACGTGATCCTGATCCCCGGCTTCGGTTGCTCGCGGGACGTCTGGCGCGCCGAGGCCGAGCGGCTGAAGGCCACGCACCGCGTGCATCTTGTCCAGCTGGCGGGCTTCGCCGGGGAGCCCTGGGCGCACGGTGACGGTCCCTTCATCCAGCCGGTGATTGATGAATTGGCCCGCTACATCCGGACCCAGGGTCTGGCGCGCCCGGCGGTGGTCGGTCACTCGATGGGCGGGCTCAGCGCCCTGATGCTGGCTCAGCAGCAGCCGTCGCTGGTCGGCAAGGCGATGACCGTCGACAGTCTGCCCTTCTTCAGCGCCCTGTACGGCCCACAGGCGACCGTGGAAACCGCGCGTCCCTTCGCCGAACAGGCGGCGGCGGGGATTCTGAACACGCCGGATGAAGCCTTCCGCACCGGTCAGAACGCCGCGGCGGCGGGGTTGGCCCGCGATCCGGAAACGCGGGTGAAGATGGTCGAGTGGACGCTGGCGGGAGACCGCCGCGCCATGGCCGCCGCCATTCGTGAGGTGATGACCACCGACCTGCGTCCCGGTCTGGCGACGATGACGGTTCCGGTTTGGGCCCCCTACGCCTCGGATGCGGACGGCGGCGCCCCTGCGGCGGTGGCGGACACGGTCTGGGGGCGGGAGTACGCGACCCTGCCGGGTGTGCGCCTGATCCGGGTGGACGACAGCCGTCACTTCATCATGAGCGACCAGCCGGCGAAGTTCGCTGAGCTGATGGATCAGTTCCTGGCGGCGCCGGGCGGGGAGTGAGACTCGGCCGCGACGGCGGCCACGTTGGCGGGCAGGACGCATTGCGAGACCACCCGCCGGCGGCGGTCGCTCCGGCCGGCGTCCGGAGCGAGGTCGAGGCAGTCGACGGCGGTGGCGGTGTCGTCATCGGCCACGATCATTCCGCCGCCTTCGGCGCAGTCGACCTCAATCAGCGGGCGGCCGGAGCGGGTCCGGCCGACAGGGACGACCTCCAGGATCGAACAGACCGCGCCGACGCGGGAGAGGGCGCTTTGCGCCTGATGCCGAACATCAGCGGTCGAGAGGGATGGTCCGGCGGGAGCGTTTCGACCGCGATTCATCTCGATACGGGAGGAGGCGATGCGGGTCGGGGTCACGGCGTCCCGACCGAAGGCGGAGACGTCGCGGATCTCGCCGCTGCCGGTTGAAACCGCCGCGTCCTGAGCCGCGACCGGCGTCGCAACGGTCAGCAGGAGCACAAGAGCAAACGACGGGTTTCGCGACATGACTGGATCACCTTGTTGGAGACGTGCTTCGGTCGGCGCGGCCTCGCGAGCCGCCCCGCCGTGGTCGCTTCAGTTCTTCGGCGTGACGTCCCCCGACCGGGTCAGTTGCCCGCCGAACTCTTCGGCATAGGCGACAGCCAGCAGGGACCGGAAGGAGGAAGCGGGCAGCGCGATCTCATAGGCGCCTTCCGCATAGGGGCCGACGGTGTAGGGGCCGATCAGGAAGGTCAGGCCCGCCGCCTTGCCCGGCTCACTACCCGGCGTCAGCACGAACTCGGTCGCCGAGGCGCGCGGGCAATTCCAGTCACCGCCGTCGCCCAGCGTAAGGGATTTGCTGTCCGGCACGCGGGCCCGCTTGGCGACGTTGATGGCCGAGCACAGGGCCTGATCAAGCGAGCTCAGGTCGACGCCCCGCCGGAACAGGTCATTGAAGCCAATACGTCGCTTGAGCGCCTTGTCCCACAGGATTCCGGTTGTCAGGGTGTTGGGGTGGGCGCCGCCCGAAAAGTCGAAGTCCGAGCGCTTCAGGCTGAGAAGCTTGCCGGTCTCAAGCGCGCCGGTGATGTTGATCTGCTTTTCGTAGGTCCAGTTGGGCGGGCCGTCCTCGGCGCTGTCGAGGCGTTCGCTGGCGGCGCCCTCCGCGAACTGCTGCAGCTTGCGCACCTCTTCGGAATACAGGCGGGCGTGCAGGTCGGTCTGGGGCTTGATGACGTCCGGCAGTTTCAGGCTGACGTTCGAATAGGCGGTGCGCGTCTGGTAGGTCATCGGCGCGGCGGCGTCGGCGGGCGTGACGAGCGCGCCGGTTTCGGTGGCGGCGGCCGCGGGGGCGTCGGCCTTGGTCTCCTTGTCGCGATTGCAGGCCGCCAGCGCGGTCGTGGCGAGAAGGGCGGTGATCAGGAGCATGCGGGGGGAGGACATGCGGGTCTCCTTCAAAGCGGAAGCTGAACCGAACCGAGGATGATGGCGAGAAGAAGGGTGAAGCCCGCTTCGCGGTTGGACTTGAACAGGGACAGGGCCAGCGGACCGTTTTCCGGCTGGATCGACCGGGTCTGCAACAGTAGGTGGACGGCGTAGGCGGTCAGGCCAAGGTAGAACAGCGGCCCCAGCCCTGCCAGCAGGCCCGCCAGCGCCGCGAGGGCCACGGCCAGCAGATAGAAGACGCTGACGCCCAGCCGGACGCTGGAGCCGAGGCGGCGGGCCGAGGACTTCACCCCGACCATGGCGTCGTCCTCGATATCCTGCAGGGCGTATAGGGTGTCGTAGCCGAGGGTCCAGAAGACGCCGCCCGCATAGAGGGCGATCACCGGCATGGCGTCGAGGATCTGGTGCGTCAGCACCATGTCCAGTGGTGGTGCGCCAGACCATGAAAGAGGCCAAGGGTCCACAACGAACGGCTTCAGGTACAGGGTCACATACGGGTCGTAGGAGAGACTGGCGCTGACGACGGCCATGGCCGCGGCGAACCCCATCAGGGCGCCCCAGTTGAAGGTCAGGCCGAGCCAGGCCTGCGGCCACCAGGTGATCCGCTTCATGAAGGGGTAGGCGGCGACGAGGGCGAGGGAGGCGACGCCCAGCAGTACGGCGAAGACATTCAGGGTCAACAGGATCAGCAGGCTGATCAGTGAACAGCCGACGGTGAAGGCCAGCGCCTTCTTCACGCTGATCCGGCCGGAAGCCACCGGGCGGGCGGCGGTGCGGGCGACTTTCGCGTCGATGTCCCGGTCGACGATGTCGTTGAAAGCGCAACCGGCGGCGCGCATCAGGCAGGCCCCGATGGCGAAGCCGACGATCAGCCAGAGGTCATACAGGGTCCATGCCCGGCGCTCGCTCGCCACCACCAGCGCGATCCCCTGCCAGCCGGGCAGGAGCAGCAGCCAGATGCCGATGGGGCGGTCGAACCGGCCCAGCTTCAGCCACGGCTTCAACCCCTCGGGCGCATGGCGATCAACCCAGTTGGAACCGGCGTCAGGAAGCGGGGCGGAAGTCATGGCCGAGGTTGTAGCGGGGAAGGATGGGGAGGGGGAGGGCCTTGTCGATGCGGCCTTCTTCAACTCACGGGCGCTGACCCGACCCCTCCGTCCCGTCGGCTGATCGCCGCCGAGCCACCTTCCCACGACGTGGAGAGGTGAACGCGATCTCTCACCTCTCCAGCGAAGCCGGGGAGGGGGACCATGCGAAGCCCATCGGGCGACGCATGGTGGAGGGGTTACTGGTGAATGGTCTCGCCATGCTGGGTGTAGTCGAGGCCCTCGATCTCATCTTCCCTGGTGACGCGCAGGCCCGTCGTGAACTTGCAGATCATCAGGATCACCCAGGTGCCGATACCCGACCAGGCGACGACGGCCAGCAGGCCGAGGATCTGCTTGACCACATCGGCGCCTTCGCCGACCGGGTTGATGGCGGCCGAGGCGAAGACCCCGGTCAGGACGGCGCCGACCATGCCCCCGATGCCGTGGATGCCGAAGGCGTCCAGGCTGTCGTCGTACTTGAGCAGCTTCTTGAGCCAGACCGCGCCCGCGTAGCAGGCCGGGCCCGACAGGATGCCGATGAAGAAGGCGCCCTTCGGGTCGACGAAGCCCGCGGCCGGGGTGATGCCGACCAGACCGGCGACGATGCCGGACAGCAGGCCCAGCAGGGTCGGGCGCTTGTGATGGAACCACTCGACCGCGGTCCAGCCGATGGCGGCGGCGGCGGCGGCGAGGATGGTGTTCAGGGCGGCGACGCCGGCGATGGCGTCAGCGGCCCAGGCCGAACCGGCGTTGAAGCCGAGCCAGCCGACGAACAGCAGGCCGGTGCCGATGGCGGTGAAAGCCAGGTTGTGCGGGGCCATGTTGTCGCGACCGAAGCCGTGCCGCTTGCCCAGAACGATGGCGGCCACCAGACCGGCGACGCCGGAGTTGACGTGCACCACGGCGCCGCCGGCGAAGTCCAGCACGCCCCAGCTGCCGAGCCAGCCGCCGCCCCAGACCTGATGGCAGATCGGCGCATAGACGATCAGGTGCCACAGGAAGAAGAACAGGATCGAGGCCGAGAATTTGATCCGTTCGGCGAAGGCCCCGGCGATGAGGGCCGGGGTGATGATGGCGAAGGTCAGCTGGTAGGCGATCCACAGGAACTCGGGCAGGCCCGGCGCCGCGGCGAAGGCCGTCGTCGGGGTGACGCCGTTCAGGAACACCGCCTGCAGCCCACCGATGAAGGGGTTGGTCGCTTCGCCCGAGACGCCGAACGACAGGCTGTAGCCGACGATGAACCAGAGCACGGTGACGATGGCCAATGCGGCGGTCGAATGGGCGATGGTGGCGATGACGTTCTTGCGGCGAACCATGCCGCCGTAGAACAGGGCCAGACCCGGCAGGGTCATCAGCAGAACCAGCGCCGTCGACGCCAGAATCCACGACGAGGACGCCTCATTGAGCACCAGCGTCGTCTGGTGGGCCAGCAGCGGGGCGGCGGGCGCGGCGAGCGCGGGGCCTGCACCCAGACAACAGAGGGCGGCGAGGGCAAGCGATTTACGGATCATGGGCGCGGCGTCCGGGGAGCTGGGATGTCAGAAATTCCGGCTCGAACCCGCGTTCGACGCCGCGGATAGGGATAGGAGCCTATTGCGGCGCGGCAGGCAATTCATTTCGTGTGCGGTGCAATAGTTCGTGCGGTCCTGCGTGGCAGCGGGCCGTAACGGCTGAATGTGCAAGCTCCTGCCTGTCGGGCTCGCATCTGCGAAACGGCCTCCCGAAGATTACAAAAAGGCAATTTCAAATCGCTTGCGAGCCGGTTGCGGACGACTACCACTGTCGCGCCCGATCCGGCGTGACCGCGCGGGCTGTCTCACTTTCAGGGGTGCAACCGCATGCGTTCGATCCGTCCCATCCTGCTGGGAGGCGCCGCCGCGGCCGTCCTTCTGGCCGCCGGAGCCGTTCAGGCCCAGGTCCCCGTCGCCATGGCGGCCTCGCCCGCCACGCAGGAGCGCCTCGCGCCGCTTCCGGACGTGGATATTCCCTACACCCGCTTCGTCCTGAGCAACGGCCTGACCGTGATCGTCCACGAGGACCACAAGGCCCCGATCGTGGCGGTGAACATCTGGTACCACGTCGGCTCCAAGAACGAGCCGGTGGGCCGTTCGGGCTTCGCCCACCTGTTCGAGCACCTGATGTTCAACGGGTCGGAGAACTTCAACGACGACTTCTTCAAGGGCACCGAGCGTCTGGGCGCGACCGACCAGAACGGCACCACCAGCCAGGACCGCACCAACTATTTCCAGAATGTGCCGACCTCGGCGCTGGACAGCATCCTGTGGCTGGAGAGCGACCGGATGGGCCACCTGCTGGGCGCCATCGATCAGGCGCGCCTCGATGAGCAGCGCGGCGTGGTGCAGAACGAGAAGCGTCAGGGCGAGAACCAGCCCTATGGCCGCGTCTGGGATGCGATCACCAACGCCACCTATCCGTCCGACCACCCCTACGGCCACACCGTGATCGGCTCGATGGAAGACCTGGACGCCGCCAGCCTTGAGGACGTGCAGACCTGGTTCCGCACTTGGTACGGCCCGGCCAACGCCACCATCGTTCTGGCCGGCGACATCACCCCGGAAGAGGCGCGCGCCAAGGTCGAGCAGTATTTCGGCGACATCCCGCCCGGACCGCCGGTCACCCATCCGCAGCAGATGATCGCCCGCATGACCGGCGCCTCGCGCGAGGTGATGCAGGACCGCGTCGGCCAGCCGCGCCTGTACAAGGTGTGGAACGTGCCGCCCGCGGGTGAAGCCGACACCGACTATCTGGGCCTGCTGGGCGACATCCTGTCGTCGGGCCGCAACTCGCGCCTCTACAAGCGTCTGGTGTTCGATGATCAGGTCGCCACCGGCGTGTCGGCGGGCGTCTCGGAAGGTGAGATCGGCAGCCAGTTCCTGGTCACCGTGACCGCCAAGCCGGGTCAGGATCTGGCCCGCATCGAGGCCATCGTCGATGAGGAGATGGCCCGCCTGCTGCGTGACGGCCCGACCGCCGAAGAGATGGAGCGCGCGCGCACCTCGAACGGCGCCGGCTATGTGCGGGGCCTGGAGCGGATCGGCGGCTTCGGCGGCAAGTCCGACCGTCTGGCCGAGAGCCAGGTCTTCCATGGCGATCCGGGCGCCTGGCGCGTCAGCTATCAGCGCATCCTGTCGGCGAGCCCGGCCAATCTGACGGCCGCCGGTCGCGGCTGGCTGCAGGACGGCAGCTATACGCTGGAAGTTCAGCCCTTCCCCGACTACGCCGCCTCGGGCACGGGGGTGGATCGCAGCAGCATGCCGGCCCCGGCCGCCGCGCCGCTGGCCGACTTCCCGGAAATCCAGCACGCCACCCTGTCGAACGGGCTGAAGGTGATGTTCGTGCCGCGCACCGCGGTGCCGACCGTCAGCATGAACCTGATCTTCGACGCCGGTTCGGCGGTTGATCCGGCCGGTCAGCAGGGCGCCGCCGTGCTGACCTCGACCGTGCTGACCAACGGCACGGAGCGTCTGGACGCGCTGGAGATCAGCGACCGCCTGCAAATCCTGGGCGCGACCCTGGGCGCCGGCTCGGGCGTCAACTCGACCACGGTCAGCATGACCGCCATCGAGTCGCGTCTGGAGCCTTCGCTGGCCCTGTACGCCGACGTGATCCAGAACCCGGCCTTCCGCGCCGAGGACTTCCAGCGGGGCCGCGCCCAGCAGATCTCGGGCATCCAGCAGTCGAACCGCAACCCGGGCGCCATCGCCAACCGGGTGCTGTCGGCCGAGCTGTACGGCGCCGAGAACCCGAACGGTCGCCCGACCATGGGCACGGAAGCCACCGTCGGCGCCCTGACGCCCGAGGCGCTGCACGCCTATCACGACGCCTGGTTCCGCCCGGACAACGCCACCCTGGTGGTGGTCGGCGACACGACCCTGGCCGAGCTGCAGCCGCAGCTGGAGCGGGCCTTCGCGGGCTGGCGCGCGCCCGCGACGGCGATGCCGGCCCGTCCGCAGGCCCCGGCCCTGCCGGCGACCCCGGCGACGCCGCGCATCCTGATCGTGGATCGCGCCGGGCCGCAGTCGATGATCATGGGCGGTCGCATCGCCCCGGCCTTCGACGCGCAGACCCAGGCCGCCATCGAGACCATGAATACGGCTCTCGGCGGCGCCTTCACCAGCCGGATCAATATGAACCTGCGTGAGGACAAGCACTGGTCCTACGGCGCTTCGGGCGGGGTTCGCACCGCGCGCGGCGACCGGGCCTATGTGGTCAGCGCCGGGGTCCAGTCCGACAAGACGGCCGAGAGCCTGGTTGAGCTGCGCCGCGAACTGACCGAGGTGGTCGGATCGCGTCCGCTGACCGAAGGTGAACTGGCCGCCGCCCGCGCCAATCTGGTGCAAGGCATGGCCGGTGAGTGGGAAACCAACGCCGCCATCGTCAACGACATGGCCCGGATGGTCACCTACGGCCTGCCGGAAAACTTCTACGACAGCTACGCCGCCGGTGTGACGGCGACGACGCCGGACGCCGCCGCGGCGGCCGCCCGGTCGATGGTCGGCTCGGGTCCCACGACCTGGGTTGTCGTCGGTGACCGCGCCCAGATCGAACCGAAGATCCGGGCCTTGGGCTTCGGCGATGTTCAGGTGGTCGATGTGAACGGCAATCCCGTTCCGTAAGCTGTCTGACAGGCACACATGAAGAAGGCGGGACCCGCGAGGGCCCCGCCTTTTTTCCTGGCCGGACTATCGGACAGATCAGCCGCGCTTCTTGCCGATCAGCTTTTCGGCGCTGAAGGCGCCCGGGCCCGAGAAGACGAGGAACAGGAAGATGAAGCAGTAGAGGATGGCCGCATCACCGCCGTTGTTGACCGGGAACGGGTTCTGCGGGGCGTGGGCCATGAAGTAGGCGACGGCCATGGTCCCCGAGGCGAGGAAGGCGGCCGGGCGGGTGAACAGGCCCAGGGCGATCAGCACGCCGGTGACCAGCTCGATGATGCCC
Coding sequences within it:
- a CDS encoding pitrilysin family protein — translated: MRSIRPILLGGAAAAVLLAAGAVQAQVPVAMAASPATQERLAPLPDVDIPYTRFVLSNGLTVIVHEDHKAPIVAVNIWYHVGSKNEPVGRSGFAHLFEHLMFNGSENFNDDFFKGTERLGATDQNGTTSQDRTNYFQNVPTSALDSILWLESDRMGHLLGAIDQARLDEQRGVVQNEKRQGENQPYGRVWDAITNATYPSDHPYGHTVIGSMEDLDAASLEDVQTWFRTWYGPANATIVLAGDITPEEARAKVEQYFGDIPPGPPVTHPQQMIARMTGASREVMQDRVGQPRLYKVWNVPPAGEADTDYLGLLGDILSSGRNSRLYKRLVFDDQVATGVSAGVSEGEIGSQFLVTVTAKPGQDLARIEAIVDEEMARLLRDGPTAEEMERARTSNGAGYVRGLERIGGFGGKSDRLAESQVFHGDPGAWRVSYQRILSASPANLTAAGRGWLQDGSYTLEVQPFPDYAASGTGVDRSSMPAPAAAPLADFPEIQHATLSNGLKVMFVPRTAVPTVSMNLIFDAGSAVDPAGQQGAAVLTSTVLTNGTERLDALEISDRLQILGATLGAGSGVNSTTVSMTAIESRLEPSLALYADVIQNPAFRAEDFQRGRAQQISGIQQSNRNPGAIANRVLSAELYGAENPNGRPTMGTEATVGALTPEALHAYHDAWFRPDNATLVVVGDTTLAELQPQLERAFAGWRAPATAMPARPQAPALPATPATPRILIVDRAGPQSMIMGGRIAPAFDAQTQAAIETMNTALGGAFTSRINMNLREDKHWSYGASGGVRTARGDRAYVVSAGVQSDKTAESLVELRRELTEVVGSRPLTEGELAAARANLVQGMAGEWETNAAIVNDMARMVTYGLPENFYDSYAAGVTATTPDAAAAAARSMVGSGPTTWVVVGDRAQIEPKIRALGFGDVQVVDVNGNPVP
- a CDS encoding ammonium transporter encodes the protein MIRKSLALAALCCLGAGPALAAPAAPLLAHQTTLVLNEASSSWILASTALVLLMTLPGLALFYGGMVRRKNVIATIAHSTAALAIVTVLWFIVGYSLSFGVSGEATNPFIGGLQAVFLNGVTPTTAFAAAPGLPEFLWIAYQLTFAIITPALIAGAFAERIKFSASILFFFLWHLIVYAPICHQVWGGGWLGSWGVLDFAGGAVVHVNSGVAGLVAAIVLGKRHGFGRDNMAPHNLAFTAIGTGLLFVGWLGFNAGSAWAADAIAGVAALNTILAAAAAAIGWTAVEWFHHKRPTLLGLLSGIVAGLVGITPAAGFVDPKGAFFIGILSGPACYAGAVWLKKLLKYDDSLDAFGIHGIGGMVGAVLTGVFASAAINPVGEGADVVKQILGLLAVVAWSGIGTWVILMICKFTTGLRVTREDEIEGLDYTQHGETIHQ
- a CDS encoding alpha/beta fold hydrolase encodes the protein MLHLRHFAGRSTLRALFLASAAGLAVGGGVLFANEVLAAPAPVVAPAPFVSDRLSVEVVGQGPDVILIPGFGCSRDVWRAEAERLKATHRVHLVQLAGFAGEPWAHGDGPFIQPVIDELARYIRTQGLARPAVVGHSMGGLSALMLAQQQPSLVGKAMTVDSLPFFSALYGPQATVETARPFAEQAAAGILNTPDEAFRTGQNAAAAGLARDPETRVKMVEWTLAGDRRAMAAAIREVMTTDLRPGLATMTVPVWAPYASDADGGAPAAVADTVWGREYATLPGVRLIRVDDSRHFIMSDQPAKFAELMDQFLAAPGGE
- a CDS encoding UbiA family prenyltransferase, with protein sequence MTSAPLPDAGSNWVDRHAPEGLKPWLKLGRFDRPIGIWLLLLPGWQGIALVVASERRAWTLYDLWLIVGFAIGACLMRAAGCAFNDIVDRDIDAKVARTAARPVASGRISVKKALAFTVGCSLISLLILLTLNVFAVLLGVASLALVAAYPFMKRITWWPQAWLGLTFNWGALMGFAAAMAVVSASLSYDPYVTLYLKPFVVDPWPLSWSGAPPLDMVLTHQILDAMPVIALYAGGVFWTLGYDTLYALQDIEDDAMVGVKSSARRLGSSVRLGVSVFYLLAVALAALAGLLAGLGPLFYLGLTAYAVHLLLQTRSIQPENGPLALSLFKSNREAGFTLLLAIILGSVQLPL
- a CDS encoding DUF3298 and DUF4163 domain-containing protein; protein product: MSSPRMLLITALLATTALAACNRDKETKADAPAAAATETGALVTPADAAAPMTYQTRTAYSNVSLKLPDVIKPQTDLHARLYSEEVRKLQQFAEGAASERLDSAEDGPPNWTYEKQINITGALETGKLLSLKRSDFDFSGGAHPNTLTTGILWDKALKRRIGFNDLFRRGVDLSSLDQALCSAINVAKRARVPDSKSLTLGDGGDWNCPRASATEFVLTPGSEPGKAAGLTFLIGPYTVGPYAEGAYEIALPASSFRSLLAVAYAEEFGGQLTRSGDVTPKN
- a CDS encoding DoxX family protein; translated protein: MASPRFLTNNTPLALAALRIMSGLLFLAHGTQKFLSFPLGERAGSGLALDNPGAFAGIIELVTGVLIALGLFTRPAAFLASGTMAVAYFMAHAPQNPFPVNNGGDAAILYCFIFLFLVFSGPGAFSAEKLIGKKRG